TGAATATGACACccatggaaagatttttaaaaatgtttcagaattaATCATCAGTAATCTAAGTCCTGCAAGAAAACGACTTGGTGAGTATAATGGATATGGGAAATCACTTCTCAATACTAAAGCAGAGACAGCTCAATCTGGAGTCAAATCCCATAATCACCATGGCAGGGCTGTCGGTCATAATGAAGTACTTATGCAATATCATAAAGTGGAAACTCCAGCACAGTCATTTGTATATAATGACTGTGAGAAAGCCTTCCTTAAAAAGGGAGGCTTAATGACACATAGTAGAGTTTACAGAAGGGAAAACCCATCTGAATATAATAAAAGGAGAAGAGCGACCAATATTGAAAAGAAACATACATGCACTGAATGTGGGAAGTCCTTCTGTAGGAAGTCAGTACTGATTCTGCATCAGGGGATTCACACAGAGGAAAAGCCCTATCAGTGTCATCAATGCGGAAATTCATTTAGAAGGAAGTCCTATCTCATTGACCATCAGAGAACTCACACAGGAGAAAAACCCTTTGTTTGTAATGAATGTGGTAAGTCCTTCCGCCTAAAGACCGCCCTCACTGATCATCAGAGAACACATACAGGGGAGAAATCATATGAATGTCCACAGTGTAGGAATGCCTTCAGACTGAAATCACATCTCATTCGGCATCAGAGAactcatacaggagagaaaccatatgaGTGTAATGACTGTGGGAAGTCCTTCCGCCAGAAAACCACACTCTCTctacatcagagaattcatacaggaGAAAAGCCCTATATTTGTAAAGAATGTGGGAAGTCCTTTCACCAGAAGGCAAACCTTACTGTACACCAAAGGACTCATACAGGGGAAAAACCCTATATttgtaatgaatgtggaaaatcTTTCTCTCAAAAGACAACCCTTGCTCTTCATGAGAAAACTCATAATGAGGAGAAACCCTACAtttgtaatgaatgtgggaagtcCTTCCGCCAGAAGACAACCCTTGTGGCACATCAGAGAACACATACAGGGGAAAAGTCCTATGAATGTCCTCATTGTGGGAAGGCCTTTAGAATGAAGTCATACCTCATTGATCATCACAGaactcacacaggagagaaaccatatgaatgtaatgaatgtgggaaatccttcAGTCAGAAGACAAATCTGAATCTACACCAGAGAATTCACACAGGGGAAAAACCCTATAtttgtaatgaatgtgggaagtcCTTTCGCCA
This portion of the Vulpes lagopus strain Blue_001 chromosome 2, ASM1834538v1, whole genome shotgun sequence genome encodes:
- the ZNF567 gene encoding zinc finger protein 567, whose amino-acid sequence is MAQASVSFKDVTVDFTQEEWQHLDPAQKTLYMDVMLENYCHLISVGCHMTKPDVILKLERGEEPWTSFTGHTCLEENWKEEDFLVKFKEHQDKFSRSVVFINHKKLIKENSNAYEKTFTLSKNPIHSKNLPPEYDTHGKIFKNVSELIISNLSPARKRLGEYNGYGKSLLNTKAETAQSGVKSHNHHGRAVGHNEVLMQYHKVETPAQSFVYNDCEKAFLKKGGLMTHSRVYRRENPSEYNKRRRATNIEKKHTCTECGKSFCRKSVLILHQGIHTEEKPYQCHQCGNSFRRKSYLIDHQRTHTGEKPFVCNECGKSFRLKTALTDHQRTHTGEKSYECPQCRNAFRLKSHLIRHQRTHTGEKPYECNDCGKSFRQKTTLSLHQRIHTGEKPYICKECGKSFHQKANLTVHQRTHTGEKPYICNECGKSFSQKTTLALHEKTHNEEKPYICNECGKSFRQKTTLVAHQRTHTGEKSYECPHCGKAFRMKSYLIDHHRTHTGEKPYECNECGKSFSQKTNLNLHQRIHTGEKPYICNECGKSFRQKATLTVHQKIHTGQKSYECPQCGKAFSRKSYLIHHQRTHTGEKPYKCNECGKCFRQKTNLIVHQRTHTGEKPYICNECSKSFSYKRNLIVHQRTHKGENIEMQ